A DNA window from Vigna angularis cultivar LongXiaoDou No.4 chromosome 1, ASM1680809v1, whole genome shotgun sequence contains the following coding sequences:
- the LOC108341782 gene encoding abscisate beta-glucosyltransferase (The RefSeq protein has 4 substitutions compared to this genomic sequence): MKTLTPSVEIFFFPYVGGGHQIPMIDAARMFASHGASSTILATPSTTPLFQKCITRDQKFGLPISIHTLSADVPQSDISVGPFLDTSALLEPLRQLLLQRRPHCIVVDMFHRWSGDVVYELGIPRTLFNGIGCFALCVQENLRHVAFKSVSTDSEPFLVPNIPDRIEMTMSQLPPFLRNPSGIPERWRGMKQLEEKSFGTLINSFYDLEPAYADLIKSKWGNKAWIVGPVSFCNRSKEDKTERGKPPTIDEQNCLNWLNSKKPSSVLYASFGSLARLPPEQLKEIAYGLEASEQSFIWVVGNILHNPSENKENGSGNWLPEGFEQRMKETGKGLVLRGWAPQLLILEHAAIKGFMTHCGWNSTLEGVSAGVPMITWPLTAEQFSNEKLITEVLKTGVQVGNREWWPWNAEWKGLVGREKVEVAVRKLMVESVEADEMRRRAKDIAGKAARAVEEGGTSYADVEALIQELQARTCANQG, translated from the coding sequence ATGAAGACCTTAACCCCTTCGGTGGAAATATTCTTTTTTCCCTACGTAGGGGGAGGCCATCAAATCCCAATGATAGACGCAGCAAGAATGTTTGCATCTCACGGAGCCTCATCAACCATTCTAGCCACACCGTCGACCACCCCTCTCTTTCAAAAATGCATCACGCGCGACCAGAAATTCGGTCTTCCCATCTCCATTCACACTCTCTCCGCCGATGTACCACAGTCAGACATCTCTGTCGGTCCCTTCCTGGACACCTCTGCCCTCCTCGAACCACTGCGCCAGCTCCTCCTCCAACGCCGCCCACATTGCATCGTCGTCGACATGTTCCATCGCTGGTCCGGCGACGTCGTTTACGAGCTCGGAATCCCCAGAATCCTCTTCAACGGCATCGGGTGCTTCGCTCTCTGCGTCCAGGAGAACTTAAGACATGTCGCTTTTGAGAGTGTGAGTACAGACTCGGAGCCTTTCCTCGTTCCTAATATTCCCGACAGAATCGAAATGACGATGTCTCAGCTTCCTCCTTTTCTGAGAAACCCATCTGAGATTCCTGAAAGGGTGAGGGGCATGAAGCAATTAGAGGAGAAGAGTTTCGGCACTCTTATCAACAGTTTCTACGACTTGGAACCAGCTTATGCTGATCTAATAAAAAGCAAGTGGGGAAATAAAGCATGGATTGTAGGACCAGTGTCCTTTTGCAACAGAAGCAAAGAGGACAAAACCGAAAGAGGGAAGCCACCCACTATCGACGAACAAAATTGCCTGAATTGGTTAAACTCTAAGAAACCCAGTTCTGTTCTTTACGCCAGCTTTGGAAGCCTGGCTCGGTTGCCCCCTGAGCAGCTGAAGGAGATTGCTTACGGCCTGGAAGCCTCTGAGCAATCGTTCATTTGGGTGGTGGGGAACATTCTCCACAACCCAtcagaaaacaaagaaaacggGAGTGGGAACTGGCTTCCGGAAGGGTTCGAGCAGAGGATGAAGGAAACGGGTAAGGGGTTGGTGCTTAGAGGGTGGGCTCCGCAGTTGTTGATTCTGGAGCACGCTGCGATTAAAGGGTTTATGACTCATTGCGGATGGAACTCGACTCTGGAAGGTGTGAGTGCGGGAGTGCCCATGATCACGTGGCCTCTGACGGCTGAGCAATTTTCGAATGAGAAGTTGATAACGGAGGTTCTGAAGACTGGTGTCCAAGTGGGGAACAGGGAGTGGTGGCCGTGGAATGCAGAATGGAAAGGGTTAGTGGGAAGAGAGAAGGTGGAGGTGGCAGTGAGGAAGCTGATGGTGGAGAGCGTAGAGGCAGACGAAATGAGAAGGCGAGCGAAAGACATTGCAGGAAAAGCTGCAAGAGCTGTGGAAGAAGGTGGAACTTCTTACGCCGATGTTGAGGCCTTAATTCAGGAGCTTCAAGCTCGCACATGCGCAAACCAGggctaa